From the Primulina tabacum isolate GXHZ01 chromosome 3, ASM2559414v2, whole genome shotgun sequence genome, one window contains:
- the LOC142541119 gene encoding uncharacterized protein LOC142541119 isoform X4 — protein MAVAPRVIGSAVVELFRAGSPFSVRVPTRSYGVSSSPSATRSNSSQLEGLSCVFVGKIETASQETLEALYCQARDAYYSGEPLIVDDMFDRVELKLRWYGSKYVIKYPRCSLRRQSTYADAKGRKILHKFLLWQAYGISPTDQASAVEFLAPLNGIFFMLGFVIGYPIASASVGALQGLWKNDLVALKGACPNCTEEVFAFVRSDQPNQSSHRAECHICESSLEFRTKVEQSISRPGRRWVHGRIYLIRPKSRY, from the exons ATGGCCGTAGCGCCTCGGGTGATCGGCTCGGCCGTTGTCGAGCTCTTCCGCGCTGGATCCCCATTCTCCGTCCGTGTCCCCACACGAAGTTACGGCGTCTCCTCCTCCCCGTCCGCCACACGCAGCAACAGTAGTCAGCTCGAAGGACTGTCCTGCGTCTTTGTCGGGAAAATTGAAACCGCCAGTCAAGAGACGCTAGAAGCTCTTTATTGTCAA GCTCGGGATGCTTATTATAGCGGCGAACCGTTAATAGTCGATGACATGTTTGATAGGGTTGAG CTAAAGCTGCGGTGGTATGGATCAAAGTATGTTATAAAGTATCCACGCTGCAGTCTCAGGCGGCAATCCACTTATGCAGATGCTAAG GGCAGGAAGATCCttcacaagtttttgctttggCAAGCGTATG GAATTTCGCCTACTGATCAAGCTTCTGCAGTGGAGTTTCTTGCCCCGCTGAATGGTATCTTCTTCATGTTGGGGTTCGTCATAGGCTATCCAATTGCTTCAGCTTCTG TTGGAGCACTTCAAGGGCTCTGGAAAAATGACTTGGTTGCATTAAAGGGGGCATGCCCAAATTGTACCGAGGAG GTGTTTGCTTTTGTTAGGTCAGATCAGCCTAACCAATCCTCTCATCGAGCAGAATGTCACATATGTGAGAGCTCCTTGGAATTCCGAACCAAGGTTGAG CAATCTATCTCAAGACCAGGTCGCCGATGGGTTCATGGTCGTATCTACTTGATTCGTCCCAAGAGTCGATACTAG
- the LOC142541119 gene encoding uncharacterized protein LOC142541119 isoform X1 has translation MAVAPRVIGSAVVELFRAGSPFSVRVPTRSYGVSSSPSATRSNSSQLEGLSCVFVGKIETASQETLEALYCQARDAYYSGEPLIVDDMFDRVELKLRWYGSKYVIKYPRCSLRRQSTYADAKVILKLLSTNGQEDPSQVFALASVWLLFLGFGSFACLVPIMYIVAQVYQDAFDSGISPTDQASAVEFLAPLNGIFFMLGFVIGYPIASASVGALQGLWKNDLVALKGACPNCTEEVFAFVRSDQPNQSSHRAECHICESSLEFRTKVEQSISRPGRRWVHGRIYLIRPKSRY, from the exons ATGGCCGTAGCGCCTCGGGTGATCGGCTCGGCCGTTGTCGAGCTCTTCCGCGCTGGATCCCCATTCTCCGTCCGTGTCCCCACACGAAGTTACGGCGTCTCCTCCTCCCCGTCCGCCACACGCAGCAACAGTAGTCAGCTCGAAGGACTGTCCTGCGTCTTTGTCGGGAAAATTGAAACCGCCAGTCAAGAGACGCTAGAAGCTCTTTATTGTCAA GCTCGGGATGCTTATTATAGCGGCGAACCGTTAATAGTCGATGACATGTTTGATAGGGTTGAG CTAAAGCTGCGGTGGTATGGATCAAAGTATGTTATAAAGTATCCACGCTGCAGTCTCAGGCGGCAATCCACTTATGCAGATGCTAAGGTAATTTTGAAGTTGCTTTCAACTAATG GGCAGGAAGATCCttcacaagtttttgctttggCAAGCGTATGgttgttatttcttggttttgggtCATTTGCCTGTCTTGTGCCTATCATGTACATAGTAGCTCAGGTTTATCAAGATGCATTCGATTCAGGAATTTCGCCTACTGATCAAGCTTCTGCAGTGGAGTTTCTTGCCCCGCTGAATGGTATCTTCTTCATGTTGGGGTTCGTCATAGGCTATCCAATTGCTTCAGCTTCTG TTGGAGCACTTCAAGGGCTCTGGAAAAATGACTTGGTTGCATTAAAGGGGGCATGCCCAAATTGTACCGAGGAG GTGTTTGCTTTTGTTAGGTCAGATCAGCCTAACCAATCCTCTCATCGAGCAGAATGTCACATATGTGAGAGCTCCTTGGAATTCCGAACCAAGGTTGAG CAATCTATCTCAAGACCAGGTCGCCGATGGGTTCATGGTCGTATCTACTTGATTCGTCCCAAGAGTCGATACTAG
- the LOC142541119 gene encoding uncharacterized protein LOC142541119 isoform X3, whose protein sequence is MAVAPRVIGSAVVELFRAGSPFSVRVPTRSYGVSSSPSATRSNSSQLEGLSCVFVGKIETASQETLEALYCQARDAYYSGEPLIVDDMFDRVELKLRWYGSKYVIKYPRCSLRRQSTYADAKEDPSQVFALASVWLLFLGFGSFACLVPIMYIVAQVYQDAFDSGISPTDQASAVEFLAPLNGIFFMLGFVIGYPIASASVGALQGLWKNDLVALKGACPNCTEEVFAFVRSDQPNQSSHRAECHICESSLEFRTKVEQSISRPGRRWVHGRIYLIRPKSRY, encoded by the exons ATGGCCGTAGCGCCTCGGGTGATCGGCTCGGCCGTTGTCGAGCTCTTCCGCGCTGGATCCCCATTCTCCGTCCGTGTCCCCACACGAAGTTACGGCGTCTCCTCCTCCCCGTCCGCCACACGCAGCAACAGTAGTCAGCTCGAAGGACTGTCCTGCGTCTTTGTCGGGAAAATTGAAACCGCCAGTCAAGAGACGCTAGAAGCTCTTTATTGTCAA GCTCGGGATGCTTATTATAGCGGCGAACCGTTAATAGTCGATGACATGTTTGATAGGGTTGAG CTAAAGCTGCGGTGGTATGGATCAAAGTATGTTATAAAGTATCCACGCTGCAGTCTCAGGCGGCAATCCACTTATGCAGATGCTAAG GAAGATCCttcacaagtttttgctttggCAAGCGTATGgttgttatttcttggttttgggtCATTTGCCTGTCTTGTGCCTATCATGTACATAGTAGCTCAGGTTTATCAAGATGCATTCGATTCAGGAATTTCGCCTACTGATCAAGCTTCTGCAGTGGAGTTTCTTGCCCCGCTGAATGGTATCTTCTTCATGTTGGGGTTCGTCATAGGCTATCCAATTGCTTCAGCTTCTG TTGGAGCACTTCAAGGGCTCTGGAAAAATGACTTGGTTGCATTAAAGGGGGCATGCCCAAATTGTACCGAGGAG GTGTTTGCTTTTGTTAGGTCAGATCAGCCTAACCAATCCTCTCATCGAGCAGAATGTCACATATGTGAGAGCTCCTTGGAATTCCGAACCAAGGTTGAG CAATCTATCTCAAGACCAGGTCGCCGATGGGTTCATGGTCGTATCTACTTGATTCGTCCCAAGAGTCGATACTAG
- the LOC142541119 gene encoding uncharacterized protein LOC142541119 isoform X2, whose translation MAVAPRVIGSAVVELFRAGSPFSVRVPTRSYGVSSSPSATRSNSSQLEGLSCVFVGKIETASQETLEALYCQARDAYYSGEPLIVDDMFDRVELKLRWYGSKYVIKYPRCSLRRQSTYADAKVILKLLSTNGQEDPSQVFALASVWLLFLGFGSFACLVPIMYIVAQVYQDAFDSGISPTDQASAVEFLAPLNGIFFMLGFVIGYPIASASVGALQGLWKNDLVALKGACPNCTEEVFAFVRSDQPNQSSHRAECHICESSLEFRTKQSISRPGRRWVHGRIYLIRPKSRY comes from the exons ATGGCCGTAGCGCCTCGGGTGATCGGCTCGGCCGTTGTCGAGCTCTTCCGCGCTGGATCCCCATTCTCCGTCCGTGTCCCCACACGAAGTTACGGCGTCTCCTCCTCCCCGTCCGCCACACGCAGCAACAGTAGTCAGCTCGAAGGACTGTCCTGCGTCTTTGTCGGGAAAATTGAAACCGCCAGTCAAGAGACGCTAGAAGCTCTTTATTGTCAA GCTCGGGATGCTTATTATAGCGGCGAACCGTTAATAGTCGATGACATGTTTGATAGGGTTGAG CTAAAGCTGCGGTGGTATGGATCAAAGTATGTTATAAAGTATCCACGCTGCAGTCTCAGGCGGCAATCCACTTATGCAGATGCTAAGGTAATTTTGAAGTTGCTTTCAACTAATG GGCAGGAAGATCCttcacaagtttttgctttggCAAGCGTATGgttgttatttcttggttttgggtCATTTGCCTGTCTTGTGCCTATCATGTACATAGTAGCTCAGGTTTATCAAGATGCATTCGATTCAGGAATTTCGCCTACTGATCAAGCTTCTGCAGTGGAGTTTCTTGCCCCGCTGAATGGTATCTTCTTCATGTTGGGGTTCGTCATAGGCTATCCAATTGCTTCAGCTTCTG TTGGAGCACTTCAAGGGCTCTGGAAAAATGACTTGGTTGCATTAAAGGGGGCATGCCCAAATTGTACCGAGGAG GTGTTTGCTTTTGTTAGGTCAGATCAGCCTAACCAATCCTCTCATCGAGCAGAATGTCACATATGTGAGAGCTCCTTGGAATTCCGAACCAAG CAATCTATCTCAAGACCAGGTCGCCGATGGGTTCATGGTCGTATCTACTTGATTCGTCCCAAGAGTCGATACTAG